GTATTTGTGACGAGGAGGATTTACTCAGGGAGATTTCCACTTCCCCCCTTGCATCAACATACACAATACAAGCGAGATGCTGTCAGGAATTTAATTGTACTTGGCACTTTAAACTGTACAGTACATTTACAGAGAAccattcattttgttgtctatttaCAGTCTCTTCCGATTGTTACCACTGCCAGCCCAACAGCTTGCACATAATAACTCTTTATATCGGAGTTACAGACTCTTGAAGACTGATTAATGTAATGCTTTAGGATCCTTATTATGTGCTTTCATTACTGTCTTAATGAAAGGAAAAAACCTTATCTGAATTGCAGCTGTTGCCACTTTGTATAATTGTTCCTATGCCATTTTGCAGCATAAGGCTTACTGAGTTACTTTCGTTCATCCCTATGATTTATTAGGCCACCAAAAATGAGTCAACTTTGTTATTATTACAAGTATAAATACTTGATCACTTTCCATTTCTTCTCTCCATAACATCACATCCTTTCTCTTCTCCATTCTTCTATGACATACCATATACCCTCATGTTTGCCTCCAAAACTGTCTTTCCTATTCCAATGAACTTAAGACATTTCATTTTGCCACATAAAGCAAACAACTTTCTCTTCTCCGCTATTTGCCACTGTCAATGCTTCTCTCCACTCAAACCTTCTGCGACATTCTTAAAGCCTTCTTCAGCTCTTATTAACAGTTCTCTTTCAGTAGTCTAGAGCACACACAAGCCATTTAAACTTGCTTATAAGCAACTCAAAATGCTACACTGAGTGAGTTGTCTTCCCTTATTCCTATCAGCTCAAAACACTATGGCTTGGTTTCATTTTGCAAAGTTTTGAATCgactttaaaaaatagaaaatatatatatatatatatatatacacacacacacaaaagaaccAGAATGACATTTTTGAACAAAAAAGGTCAAGTACTTAGAGAAAATGCCAAGTTCAAAGTCTCAAAATACAATacactgaaataattaaaaatgcaaaacaaaaagttctaaaaaaaaactattttaaaatataaaaaattaaataccTGGCAGGTTATGTAAATGAAAATGAGGAATGTACAGTGAGCAAACAAAGATGAAGAGTTCCAGTAGGTAAAATGGAAAACTCATTGAACCTGGggtctgttttttaaaacattgtatTGCATGAAATAAAATAACCAAACACTGCAAAACATGCATCTCATAAAGGTAAGAATACAAAATTGCTCAGATTTAAGTTCTAATTTAAAAGTTCTTTTGCAACATTGATCCAAAAGTTATGAATGGTGCATAGCCTGAAACTTGCTGGATTTCCCTCCAGGGAGCAGATTTACATTATCGCCAATACAGATTACTTGATGTTTTCCAGTTTCAAATATGGTACCATAACACTGCTTTGGAAAACTGAAGTCTACTCTTGAAGTCTGCTATTAAATAACAGTCAAAAGCACGAGAACTTTTGAATCATTGTTTATTTCACACTAGAAATCTGAATCAAGGTTGCCGTATCTTCTTCAAAAACCAGACTCCAGCTCTACGGTGTTAACTGCGGACCAGTAGCTGCCATTAAACAAAATACACTTATTTCAGCAGATTAATCCCATTATGCTCACGTTACAAGAAGAAAAATGTACACATTATTTATAAATAAACAGTCCTTCTGCTAGGAAATCCCTGGGCTCCTTTTACACCAATGTTTCTTTCCGTTTGCTGCTTAACGGCTTCTCTCTTGTTCTTTTGTGCCCAGATTGTGTTCTGTGCGTTTTCACGCTCTTGGTTTCCTCCGTGTCCATAATGGATCCACACTCTGATGTGTTTTCGTCTAGTTCCATCTGAACTATACCAGACATATTGGACTGCCTCCTCTGGACTTTGACGTTGGAGGCAGATGGGTTGTTCTCTTCAGACTCTTCACTGAGCTCGGGCAATTCGGTCAGGTCTGCTGGAGCAGCAGTCCGCTGGAAGGGTGCGATGGCCGTTCTGATACAGTTAAACCACTGCTGCTTGTGGAAGATATCATTGGCCTGCAGTGTGTGGGATTGGCCGGAGGAGGGGTCTTGGAATCGAACCCTGAAGATATTTTTAGCTAAAGATAAtcataagaaaagaaaaatcagttcGGCAAATTAACACTTAAGGATTCTATTGAGACTACAGTCCTAAACAACTGTACAGCTACGTTTATGGAGGAATTTCTCAAAACATGTGCATTGAACAGAGAATGCAAAGCATCTAGTCTGCACACTTGATTTTACCATTTCAGACACAATTCACTTATGACAGTGTAAaggcaggtcacacacacatttcctgCCTGCTCTCTGAGTGGGACTTAAAGTGCAGACAATATTCCTTTACACTGAGTGGCTTGACAAGTGTGCATTACTAATGAGGACTAATTGGCTTGTTTTATACCTTTATCTGAATTGCCAAAAGCCCCTCTGAAGGACCCTCCCATTTTCACATCGCCATCCTGCAGGTCCTCCAGCACCAGCTCCTGAACTGGGATCGGTTGTCTGTACACCTGGTAAGAGTGACGCTCATTACGAGTGACTGGCCGAGTTAAAAGCAGGATGTCTTGGAAGAGGAAAACGTGCAGCTTCTAAAAGAGGGAAAAAACCAGACAAGCCTTGTTGGAATGTTTGCGTTTATAGCCTTAGATTAAAACACACCATTCTCAAAATAGTCACATCACTCTGGTTTGAGGCTACACTATTGTCAATCCTAACTACATGAACCTCATTAAATGTCCTGTTATAGTACCCCTGTAGTAATACATGACCCCTGCCAATGATATTATTTTCATAAGACTGTGGGCCTGAATCTGCTCAGTATGTCCACTGTTCTTTGTAAAGCTACATAGTGTTGTTGTAAAGCTAGTGCAGCTCTAGCAGACGCTGCTGTAATTAAGATTACTTGGGGAGAAGATAAACCGTTGTCACTTTATTTCCACTCAAgcagctctgtgcagacagcatttGTTTGGAAGAGCTGAGGGCCAGATTACATCATTGGGAATGTCATGACACCTTCAAAGTAAATGTTAAGACAGGAAATCCTTTTTGATTGACTGCTAAATGCATAGCATGCTCTCTTTGGTAGTTTTAGGCTAATGATTTTGCAATATCTGAAGGCCCTTAGAAACACTGGCAGCAGCCCTGCTCTGGCTAACAACCAGCTTCAATCTAGCCTTCTCCAGAggcggggatggagggggaggaaagcTCCCAATTTCACGTTTTCAAATGAACGTAAAACACCAATAATCAGCCAAAACTTACATGCCCATTCTTATTCTTCAGCTCCCCATGGCACAGTAACACTTTACTGGCTTCGATTCTAGGGTCCTTTTGCTTCTCGTCCAGATATTCCAGCTTGTCGATGTAATACTGACATTCTGATTCTCCCTTCTTCAAGTTGATGTCAGAGAGGACTCCTTGGAttatagagatctataaaacaaaatgttttaaaagtttgatTGCATGGGGATTTATTCTTTAGTTTACCCAGTCTTTAAGCTCTGCTATAATAACTAGCTTTGATCCTGTAAGACGGGGTGGCCAAcccgtggctccggagccacatgcagctcctcagaagttaatatgcggctccttgtacaggcaccaactccggggatggagctacaggcgccaactttccactgTGCcgaggggtgctcactgctcaatccctggctctgccacaggccctgcccccactccaccccttcccaccccctcccctgagcctgctgcgcCCTCACGCCACCCCCtagcccccagagcctcctgcacgccacaaaacagctgataggGAGGtgtggggaaagagggagggggaagtgctgattggcagagctgcctgtgggtgggaggtgctgggagccaggggagggggggggaagaagctgatgcgggggctgctgacatattacggtggctctttggcaatgtacattggtaaattctggctccttctcaggttcaggttggccacccctgttgtAAGAGCTCAGGACAAATCACCCACTGAATTTCACTGGAGTTccatttgcaggactgggccggTTGTGAAAACCATACCCCTCCATGATTTAGGATTTAAGAGCTTTCTTATAACCCCAGAGTTATATGGTTATGTAGTATCTTCATTATTACTTACTGCTTCTTCCAAAATCTTGACATCAGCATGATCTTTAGGAGTATGTTTAAGAATTTCTTTTAAGAGCAGTGGATATTTTACCAGCCGACTTCGAGGAATATCTAGGAAGCTCCAGAGGTCTAGCTTGCGACTGAAAGGGGATTCAAGACAGCGCTGAAGGAAGTCCTGGACTCTACGGTCTTGCTTCTTCTGATCCAGAAGAGCTTTGGCTGCCAATTGGTTACTGCAGTAACGTTTGTAGGCATTAAGTCCTGGTAACTAAAAGGACAACAGAGCAACATTTATGAATTAGATTCTTTTGAGGGAAGTATTGACCCATAGGAACATGTCACACTTATGCAGTTGGATTATCTCTTAACAGAATATTTGGTTTTAACTTAAAACGAATTAAAGATTTAAATTGCATATATGCAGTTAATTTGTGGGGGGAATGGAAGCTTCACGTTCTGCATCTAATCCTTTGAAGTTTGAGGTTAAACTGTGATAAGAGTCCTGCGATCACCTCACTTATAAAGGGGGCCAGAAAATACAGACACTGCAAATTTAAGTCAACACAGGGGTGAGATTCTGGTCCCACTGGTGTCAAtggactcccattgatttcagagtagCCAGGGATTTCACTCGAGATCTTTAACTCAAGGCAACAAGAGCTTGTTGCTTTGTAGCTTCTAACTTCAAACCTCATTTAAACTCATCATAGTTTTAGGTCTGGTTTCCACAGCTCATTAGAGTAAATAACCAAAGTGATACTCACCCATTTCACAAGTATGGGCCCAATCTGTTCCACTGTTCCATCAGGTCTTGTTGCTTCTCTTAGCCTTGCCAAGAAGTCTGAAATTTACAAGCAAAAATGGGAAATGCCACAAGCGTCTCAGGTATGGGTCATTAAGTCTTTAGGACTTGAATgagaaaatacagatttttttaaccATTGTCCAAGACACTCCACTGAAAATTAAGTAGCTGCTCTTACCTTCATGCAGAGGGATATAAGAATCCAAGTCCCCAAATATGTGTGTAAGTTCCTCCTCCGCCATGATGGACAGTTTCAACATGGGGTCATGATAAGCCTGTCAAGGAATAGTGCCAAATTGCGTCAAGATCCCCCCAAATAAAGTTATTAAATGCAGTGTATATTTGGGAAAATATTTGTAGCTCTACAGTTATCAAGAGCGGGAAGGTCTCATGTGCAGCCCAGGTCTGACCCTGCACGCATGGACGCTAACAGCAACAATTCCACTGACTTCGATGAGTGCAGAATTGAGCCTTCTATACAGGTACTAGGACCACAAAAGTGAAGAAAAGATTCTAGTACATAAACTGCTCCCGGGTTGACTTTTCTATGGGGACGAGTACCCACAAATATCTGTTGTGGAACTAGATTATTGCAGAGTATCCTTTTTCACaagatttattatgaaacaatCCAGTACAACGACTGTAGGACTGTTCACGTCACCATTTTTAATGCAATACACAGTGGGTTCAAAGCCTAGTGCTAATCCATACTCTGTTTGCACACGTGAAGAAGACCTCACTAAGCTTTTAGATGTGATCACTGACcataaggaaagaagaaaaatactAACCTTTCTGGCAAGCTTAAGATCCTCAATTAAATCCTGTTCTCCTCTGGACAGTTCATATATTGCctgggagagagagcaagagagagggc
The Emys orbicularis isolate rEmyOrb1 chromosome 1, rEmyOrb1.hap1, whole genome shotgun sequence DNA segment above includes these coding regions:
- the NET1 gene encoding neuroepithelial cell-transforming gene 1 protein, with translation MVAHDEVGGLLPIKRTIRVLDAQNQSFREQEEPSNKRIRPLARVTSLANLISPVRNGAVRRFGQTIQSFSLRGDSKSPSCSQKSCSRSAAPTPPKRRNSVLWSEMLDVNMKGTLSTKEIKRQEAIYELSRGEQDLIEDLKLARKAYHDPMLKLSIMAEEELTHIFGDLDSYIPLHEDFLARLREATRPDGTVEQIGPILVKWLPGLNAYKRYCSNQLAAKALLDQKKQDRRVQDFLQRCLESPFSRKLDLWSFLDIPRSRLVKYPLLLKEILKHTPKDHADVKILEEAISIIQGVLSDINLKKGESECQYYIDKLEYLDEKQKDPRIEASKVLLCHGELKNKNGHKLHVFLFQDILLLTRPVTRNERHSYQVYRQPIPVQELVLEDLQDGDVKMGGSFRGAFGNSDKAKNIFRVRFQDPSSGQSHTLQANDIFHKQQWFNCIRTAIAPFQRTAAPADLTELPELSEESEENNPSASNVKVQRRQSNMSGIVQMELDENTSECGSIMDTEETKSVKTHRTQSGHKRTREKPLSSKRKETLV